TCAAGACCAGACAAGAGGTGGTCAGGTGACTAGCAAACGGCCTATTTTACTTGTGGATGTTCTTCATGGAATCGGAGGGAATATCCCTTCTATAGCAATGCAGTAATTTAAAACAAGATAAGGCTGCATGTTATTATGCGGTTGATTTCCTCCAGTAGGAGCAATAGCGCCCGGGCTCATGAATGAATTAGTGACTTCGTGATACGTCAAGCTGTCAGAGAGCGCCCATGTTCGATCCACAGGTAACACACTATTAGCTGGATTGGCGCTTCCCATTGCTTGATGCGTATGGCTGGGAAGCTCCGCGTCCGTTAGGGTATGGAACTCCTCTCCACCATTCTCTCCTATCGGGAAGTTGGTGCCTCGATGAACAGCAACTCTCCCCCTTAAATCCGGGAGCGCAAAATGGGTCGTGCCGTTCCCCCCGTACGTTGTCCCCAGCAGAGAAAACAAGGCTGTATTCTGAGCAATCGGCAATAACTGCCCGTCACAAAACGCCCACCCATCGGGAGCAAAATTAAAAGCGAATAAGCGAATTTCACCTAAGAACGGATCTGCCATTATATGTTACCTCCTGTCCTCTCTGTCGAAGCGCTCCACTCCATGTGTACATAAACATCATCTCCCCCTCTTATCCGGAATCCTATGCGTTCATATAATGCTATAGCTGGATTTGAGCTGATAACATGGAGACGGATGGACTTCGAGTCTGTCCTGGCCATATCCTGTAAATGAACCAGGGCTGCCGTTCCTATACCCTGATTCCCGAATTCAGGCAAAATCGAGATGTCGACCAGGCGAATTTCGGCAGGTGTTTCATGTACAATGACTCGCCCAGCCTGTAGCTGGTTATTCATAAGAATCAGGTGCGATGCTTGAGGGAACTGCAGTGCATAGGAGCGCTGCTGGAGATCAAACTGCATGCGCAGAAACACCTCCATTTCCTGTTCTCCCCATCCCCAGGAGGAAACTTCTCTAAGGCGTGTGCTGCGGTACAGCTCATATAAAAACGCTGTATCTTCCTCGTTAGCATCAATCATATTGATCATGGGATTATACGATACCTGCCCCTGCCTAAAAGTCGATAACCCCTAGGTTATCGCGGTACTTCAGTTTATGCGGATAAAGAAAGTAAGGTACAATAATCCAGAATATGTCGTGCTTTGCCTGTCACACACCTTTACTACGGAACAAAAAAAGCAACCCAGCTGTGTCTTAAACAGCCGAATTGCTTCTTCAGATTCATTGCATTATTCCTTCACGAATTCCTTCGTGCTGCGCACGGTATCGATTGGACGAACCATACTCTCAATCTGTTCGCGCTTTGGCTCCAGGAATGGAGGCAGGGACAATTTCTCGCCAAGAGTTTCATATGGCTCATCACCCATGAAGCCTGGACCGTCGGTTGCAAACTCAAACAGAATTTGGGGTGCAACTCGCGCATACAAGGACTGGAAGAAATAGCGGTCTACAAAGCCCGACGTATGAAATTGGAAGTCGTCAAGACGCTTGATCCAATGTTCCAGCACCGAGCGGTCCTCTACCCGGAAAGCCGCGTGGTGTACAGTGCCGAAGCCCTGCTGAGCTCTTGGAAGCACGGCGTTGTACTCGACAACCACCTGGGCGCCATTGCCGCCTTCACCAACCTCAAACAGATGAAGCGAGCCTTCCTTGCCGATTTCTTTGAATTCGAGCACTTTCTCCATCATTTCCTTGAAATAATCGAAGTTGGACACCCGTACAAACACCGGGCCGAGTCCTGTAATCGCATGCTCCAACGGAATCGGTCCCTTCTGCCAAGGAGTTCCTGAAGCCACGCCCTCGTTGTTCTCATCGGAGATGAGCTGATACTGCTGATCGTCAAAATCAACAAAGGCGAGTGTTTTTTTGCCAAACAATTCTTGAATGCCTTGATGCTTTACATCCAGCCGGTCAAATCGCTTGATCCAATATTCGAGCGCTGCATCGTTAGGAACACGGAA
This Paenibacillus sp. JZ16 DNA region includes the following protein-coding sequences:
- a CDS encoding ring-cleaving dioxygenase yields the protein MNGLKGIHHVTAITSSAEKNYEFFTYVLGMRLVKKTVNQDDIQTYHLFFADDKGNAGTDMTFFDFPGIPQGRHGTDEIYKTSFRVPNDAALEYWIKRFDRLDVKHQGIQELFGKKTLAFVDFDDQQYQLISDENNEGVASGTPWQKGPIPLEHAITGLGPVFVRVSNFDYFKEMMEKVLEFKEIGKEGSLHLFEVGEGGNGAQVVVEYNAVLPRAQQGFGTVHHAAFRVEDRSVLEHWIKRLDDFQFHTSGFVDRYFFQSLYARVAPQILFEFATDGPGFMGDEPYETLGEKLSLPPFLEPKREQIESMVRPIDTVRSTKEFVKE
- a CDS encoding GNAT family N-acetyltransferase, whose product is MIDANEEDTAFLYELYRSTRLREVSSWGWGEQEMEVFLRMQFDLQQRSYALQFPQASHLILMNNQLQAGRVIVHETPAEIRLVDISILPEFGNQGIGTAALVHLQDMARTDSKSIRLHVISSNPAIALYERIGFRIRGGDDVYVHMEWSASTERTGGNI
- a CDS encoding phage tail protein, whose translation is MADPFLGEIRLFAFNFAPDGWAFCDGQLLPIAQNTALFSLLGTTYGGNGTTHFALPDLRGRVAVHRGTNFPIGENGGEEFHTLTDAELPSHTHQAMGSANPANSVLPVDRTWALSDSLTYHEVTNSFMSPGAIAPTGGNQPHNNMQPYLVLNYCIAIEGIFPPIP